In Tenebrio molitor chromosome 6, icTenMoli1.1, whole genome shotgun sequence, one genomic interval encodes:
- the LOC138134154 gene encoding uncharacterized protein: MERVLVLSLVIHCGTGIACPFKSVTREFQPSLDNLKTRIMTVYRTTGDSVISTRSLIRDNISNAKNLTTHKLRATRYLLDQAKVEAARTHPRIRTCILDQSLTLGKISPRSFLSCGGNFTTVASIRNDLLRLENVALELVQSCSRLNPLGSERESLRKCVQTKLADLSLQLSLLEKKFVDGVKRLVNVSTDCVMKETGEISAKIGAVEGAIKNCKNF, translated from the exons ATGGAAAGAGTGCTAGTGTTGTCTCTGGTGATTCACTGCGGCACG GGAATTGCTTGTCCTTTCAAGTCTGTCACTCGTGAGTTCCAACCTTCTCTGGATAATCTCAAGACAAGGATCATGACAGTTTACCGAACAACAGGAGACAGTGTCATCTCAACGAGAAGCTTAATAAGAGATAACATCTCCAATGCCAAAAACTTGACCACTCACAAATTGAGAGCGACCAGATATCTCCTCGACCAAGCTAAAGTGGAAGCTGCGAGAACCCATCCCAGAATTAGAACATGCATCCTAGACCAGAGTCTCACTCTTGGGAAAATCTCTCCTAGGAGCTTTTTGAGTTGTGGTGGCAACTTCACCACTGTTGCGTCAATACGCAACGACCTGTTACGGTTGGAAAATGTCGCTCTTGAATTGGTACAGTCTTGTTCCAGACTCAACCCTTTGGGGAGTGAAAGGGAGAGTTTGCGCAAGTGTGTCCAAACGAAACTTGCAGATTTAAGTCTTCAGTTGTCCCTACTGGAGAAGAAATTCGTCGATGGAGTCAAGCGCTTGGTGAATGTTTCCACCGACTGTGTGATGAAGGAAACCGGAGAGATTTCTGCGAAGATTGGGGCCGTGGAAGGAGCCATCAAGAATTGCAAAAATTTCTAA
- the LOC138133571 gene encoding achaete-scute homolog 1a-like, translating to MAVVQTPFAMTLGQQNKMYNVIQHSPQQPIIVSSSITQPTKTTVIQTKRPLAPAPERTSVLVANNSDLRCKRKIQFMPYGGPQQQPASVARRNARERNRVKQVNNGFATLRQHIPPSVAAAFAPQGPSTGRGASKKLSKVETLRLAVEYIRSLKQMIEDHESDMSGNCNENSLQDNRYYTNSPDQYQSYPILLPTPTCSEASASPTPSHSSEGSFSAASSYTNTLYHQENFENYEPKSPEDVELLDAIFSWQQDE from the coding sequence ATGGCAGTCGTCCAGACCCCGTTCGCGATGACCCTCGGCCAGCAGAACAAGATGTACAACGTCATCCAACACTCGCCCCAGCAGCCGATCATCGTCTCGAGCTCGATCACGCAACCGACGAAGACGACCGTCATCCAGACGAAGAGACCGCTGGCGCCGGCTCCGGAACGGACGTCGGTGCTGGTCGCCAACAACTCCGACCTGAGATGCAAGAGGAAGATACAGTTCATGCCCTACGGAGGGCCGCAACAGCAGCCGGCTTCCGTGGCGAGAAGGAACGCCAGGGAGAGGAACCGCGTCAAGCAAGTCAACAACGGATTCGCCACTCTGAGACAGCACATTCCCCCGAGCGTGGCGGCGGCGTTCGCTCCGCAAGGACCTTCGACGGGACGAGGAGCGTCGAAGAAACTGAGCAAAGTCGAAACGCTCAGACTTGCCGTAGAGTACATCAGGAGTCTGAAACAGATGATCGAGGATCACGAGAGCGACATGTCGGGGAATTGCAACGAGAATTCTTTGCAAGACAACAGATACTACACCAACAGCCCCGATCAGTACCAGTCGTACCCCATCTTGTTACCCACACCGACGTGTTCAGAGGCTTCGGCTTCGCCGACGCCTTCGCACAGCTCCGAGGGGTCCTTCTCCGCCGCCTCCAGCTACACGAACACTCTCTACCACCAGGAAAACTTCGAAAACTACGAACCCAAGAGTCCGGAAGACGTGGAACTCCTAGACGCGATATTCTCTTGGCAACAGGACGAATAA
- the LOC138134151 gene encoding uncharacterized protein: MYAHHKKIHIFIELLQVECLNKTMLTIGLLLLCLYYQVASLANPNNYFDFSISYIKEDLDRKLGESFYHIIILKVNINVNAQYVETTVDEEIDRLIEKHDVECRGILTNYKKKLLENCRMEEDFKLLDEVRGRFKELNEVACLTEEVCTEMNPLKTQAEGLERCELSKIADLSHQIGVVAEEFETAKKKLFGDHDRCIRDLLGHAYSDLARIVYEVCKITHRAAVNHQRQH; the protein is encoded by the exons ATGTACGCGcatcacaaaaaaatacatattttcatagAATTGTTGCAAGTCGAATGCTTGAATAAAACAATGCTGACGATTGGTCTTTTACTGTTGTGTTTATACTATCAG GTCGCCAGTTTGGCCAACCCCAACAACTACTTCGACTTCTCGATCAGCTACATCAAAGAAGACTTGGACAGGAAGCTGGGCGAGAGCTTCTACCACATCATCATTTTGAAAGTGAACATCAACGTGAACGCGCAATATGTCGAAACGACAGTCGACGAAGAGATTGACCGCCTGATCGAGAAGCACGATGTCGAGTGCCGCGGAATTCTGACCAACTATAAGAAAAAGTTGCTCGAGAACTGTCGCATGGAGGAGGACTTCAAGTTGTTGGACGAGGTGAGAGGTCGATTCAAAGAACTGAACGAAGTGGCGTGTTTGACTGAAGAGGTCTGCACCGAAATGAATCCCTTGAAGACGCAAGCGGAAGGTTTGGAAAGGTGCGAGTTGTCGAAAATCGCCGACTTGTCGCACCAGATCGGCGTGGTGGCCGAGGAGTTTGAAACTGCGAAGAAGAAACTCTTCGGGGACCACGATCGCTGCATCAGAGACTTGCTCGGCCACGCGTACAGTGACTTGGCTCGAATCGTGTACGAAGTTTGCAAAATTACTCACCGTGCCGCAGTGAATCACCAGAGACAACACTAG
- the LOC138134153 gene encoding uncharacterized protein, with protein sequence MNTKLVLIIAFCFVQGNRAETIADVVADLSQRIAGIRTNINGIIRDGGRLIGQTRSAIRQVVTQAETTVQNQLDQLDNIVQQAELEAAQKLVDISQCVNAENDAVSALDIQSLDNCNNNHELDLLGLKLKDLGVVKRNLSKSINICLGKNPVDPAALRDCVQVEIDAAQVRISAIQDQINSVVDEAQKNAQTCAQSVLGELDQAISAIAHDLKSCLLGIL encoded by the exons ATGAATACCAAACTAGTATTGATCATTGCATTTTGCTTCGTCcag GGCAACCGCGCTGAGACAATCGCAGATGTGGTGGCAGACCTGAGTCAGAGAATCGCAGGGATCAGGACCAACATCAACGGAATCATACGCGATGGGGGTAGATTAATCGGCCAGACCAGAAGCGCCATCAGACAGGTGGTCACTCAAGCTGAGACCACCGTCCAGAACCAGCTCGACCAACTGGACAACATCGTGCAACAAGCGGAACTCGAAGCTGCCCAAAAACTGGTCGACATCTCCCAATGCGTCAACGCGGAGAACGACGCGGTCTCCGCGTTGGACATTCAGAGTTTGGACAACTGCAACAACAACCACGAGTTGGACTTGTTGGGACTCAAGTTGAAGGATTTGGGAGTGGTCAAGCGAAACTTGTCCAAATCCATCAACATCTGTTTGGGCAAGAACCCAGTGGACCCTGCAGCATTGAGGGATTGTGTGCAAGTCGAGATTGACGCCGCTCAAGTGAGGATATCTGCGATCCAAGACCAAATCAACAGTGTTGTCGACGAAGCGCAGAAGAATGCGCAGACTTGTGCCCAATCGGTCTTGGGGGAGTTGGACCAAGCCATAAGCGCGATAGCGCACGATTTGAAGAGTTGTTTGTTAGGTATTTTGTAA
- the LOC138134149 gene encoding uncharacterized protein, whose product MSKLLAVLVLATLFQGYYCLDRQAIIDEYTPMLAERTTNYTTESDAAITETDLIIAEMRNDVVTAMSTMNTQIANLKTQITNATKTYENNTDVVSCANATIPAANALSAVPINSTCWVGVTFTELASARGAFATLAAVPGITISSCADLNPLPSQDELFLDCITHKILDLDEQITLVENNFLDEKASALNETVNCIQGQSSLIIQQINEIHYQLSLCVSLG is encoded by the exons ATGTCCAAACTACTTGCAGTTCTAGTGCTCGCCACCCTCTTCCAG GGGTACTACTGCCTCGACCGCCAGGCCATCATCGACGAATACACACCCATGTTGGCCGAACGCACCACCAACTACACCACAGAATCCGACGCCGCTATCACCGAGACCGACCTCATCATCGCTGAGATGAGAAATGACGTCGTGACGGCGATGTCCACGATGAACACTCAGATTGCCAATTTGAAGACCCAGATTACCAACGCTACAAAAACATATGAGAACAATACCGATGTAGTGTCATGTGCCAACGCAACTATACCTGCAGCAAATGCTCTGTCGGCAGTTCCCATCAACTCGACCTGCTGGGTCGGGGTGACTTTCACAGAGCTCGCCTCAGCGAGAGGCGCTTTTGCTACTTTGGCAGCGGTGCCAGGAATCACGATTTCATCATGTGCGGACCTGAACCCTCTCCCGAGTCAAGACGAGTTGTTTTTGGACTGCATCACCCACAAGATTCTCGACCTGGACGAACAGATTACTCTAGTGGAGAATAATTTTCTCGACGAGAAGGCGTCGGCGTTGAACGAGACTGTCAATTGCATACAAGGGCAGAGTTCGTTGATTATTCAACAGATCAACGAGATCCATTACCAGTTGTCGCTTTGCGTGTCTTTGGGCTAG
- the LOC138134152 gene encoding uncharacterized protein, translating to MSLKVFTFFLVALLSQNIECVTRVRLDIQNQYNPTLLRLKDLANIKAQEALRTFDTLDAQLKANQLRTKNATQTQINKIKDIIATAKKSSNVTTIVLGCLKVQETAASRLSTSSLNGCYTNENITALKTSRGRFGTLANVASNTPYYCTNLNPLETQNESYARCLAEKVPDLNRQINIVETEYQQLSNSTLHFNLNCLTDKAGTILSQIGVISFDINVCFFTPL from the exons ATGTCTCTCAAAGTGTTCACGTTCTTCTTGGTGGCTCTCCTCTCTCAG AACATCGAGTGCGTCACCCGTGTTCGACTAGACATTCAGAACCAGTACAACCCTACTCTTCTGCGTTTGAAAGACCTGGCGAACATCAAGGCTCAGGAAGCCCTGCGAACATTCGACACCCTCGACGCTCAGCTCAAGGCGAATCAACTTCGCACCAAGAATGCGACTCAGACTCAAATCAACAAGATCAAGGACATCATCGCAACCGCGAAGAAGTCGTCCAATGTTACCACGATCGTCTTGGGGTGTTTGAAAGTGCAAGAAACCGCCGCCTCGAGGTTGTCTACTTCGTCGCTGAACGGGTGCTACACCAATGAGAATATTACGGCGCTGAAGACGAGCAGAGGGAGATTTGGTACTTTGGCTAATGTCGCATCGAATACGCCTTATTACTGTACAAACCTGAATCCACTGGAGACTCAGAACGAGTCGTACGCGAGGTGTTTAGCTGAGAAAGTGCCGGATTTGAATCGACAGATCAATATCGTAGAAACTGAGTACCAACAGTTGAGCAACAGTACTCTCCATTTTAATCTGAATTGTTTGACTGATAAGGCCGGGACTATTTTGAGTCAAATTGGTGTTATCAGTTTTGACATCAATGTTTGCTTTTTCACGCCATTGTAG